In Streptomyces sannanensis, a genomic segment contains:
- a CDS encoding WhiB family transcriptional regulator: MQTIVRTAPYGYGAISTAAPVRPRPACADADPELFFPIGNTGPALLQIEEAKAVCRRCPVMETCLQWALEHGEDTGVWGGLSEDERRSMKRRAARQRAGNAS, encoded by the coding sequence ATGCAGACCATCGTACGCACCGCCCCCTACGGCTACGGCGCCATCTCCACCGCTGCGCCCGTCCGGCCCCGCCCGGCCTGCGCCGACGCGGACCCCGAGCTGTTCTTCCCCATCGGCAACACCGGCCCGGCGCTGCTCCAGATCGAGGAGGCCAAGGCCGTCTGCCGCCGCTGCCCCGTGATGGAGACCTGCCTCCAGTGGGCGCTGGAGCACGGCGAGGACACCGGCGTCTGGGGCGGCCTCAGCGAGGACGAGCGCCGCTCCATGAAGCGCCGCGCCGCCCGCCAGCGGGCCGGCAACGCCTCCTGA